In the Streptomyces sp. cg36 genome, one interval contains:
- a CDS encoding peptide-N4-asparagine amidase, whose translation MRQQKIMSMIGGAVLAAVTLFGAGPATAAARPPEPPAEFGTDWHDPVTAAPPVAVPHTRSCQVTLAQAQFRDFTPYKGSYAPPKGCGDRWNKVVLRLDGKVKGRQYDRLGYLHVGGVEVLRTSTPEPSPDGIAWNVEKDVTRYSDTFRSAQPVEMLIGNVVDDTYTGVIDVKVTLTFYAAEGRVKPAAAPDKVLPLDGTALTAPRNSERVVAEVYATGSGGGCEEFWYLAVPDPAPYSCKAAAGPNREIQLRVDGQLAGIASPFPNVWTGGWSNPFLWYVVPAPHAFDVRPVEYDLTPYAALLNDGRPHRVEVSVAGVPEGQSGWSAPVNVLLWQDKGSRVVTGALTRHEEGAPAASTRYTPGAPGGELRLDATAAHRLTTAGYLNTSHGRVVTTVARTVTAESVHRWTEGENTDALKGSWTDDSAVTTDGRGPAVTSRVHRTYTMDGTTTIGADDRLRTVITLGDRAAATTARGGRTTGWSHLDDTYRGDASWTLNVPREQRHATGTSAERYRLTGPDGCYDRSLKTAQGALVEDLRRC comes from the coding sequence ATGAGACAACAGAAGATCATGTCCATGATCGGTGGGGCGGTGCTCGCGGCCGTGACCCTGTTCGGCGCGGGTCCGGCGACGGCGGCGGCACGGCCGCCCGAGCCGCCCGCCGAGTTCGGGACCGACTGGCACGACCCGGTCACCGCCGCGCCGCCGGTCGCCGTCCCGCACACCCGCAGCTGCCAAGTCACCCTCGCCCAGGCGCAGTTCCGCGACTTCACCCCCTACAAGGGGAGTTACGCGCCGCCCAAGGGCTGCGGCGACCGCTGGAACAAGGTGGTGCTGCGGCTCGACGGCAAGGTCAAGGGGCGCCAGTACGACCGGCTCGGCTATCTGCACGTCGGCGGCGTCGAGGTGCTGCGCACCTCCACACCCGAGCCGTCCCCCGACGGCATCGCCTGGAACGTCGAGAAGGACGTCACCCGCTACAGCGACACCTTCCGCTCCGCGCAGCCCGTCGAGATGCTCATCGGCAACGTTGTCGACGACACCTACACCGGCGTGATCGACGTCAAGGTCACCCTCACCTTCTACGCGGCCGAGGGCCGGGTGAAGCCCGCCGCCGCCCCGGACAAGGTGCTGCCGCTCGACGGCACCGCGCTGACCGCGCCGCGCAACTCCGAGCGCGTCGTCGCCGAGGTGTACGCCACCGGATCGGGCGGCGGCTGCGAGGAGTTCTGGTACCTGGCGGTGCCGGACCCGGCGCCCTACTCCTGCAAGGCGGCGGCCGGCCCCAACCGGGAGATCCAGCTGCGGGTGGACGGCCAACTCGCCGGAATCGCCTCGCCGTTCCCGAACGTGTGGACCGGCGGCTGGTCCAACCCGTTCCTCTGGTACGTCGTCCCGGCGCCCCACGCCTTCGACGTACGGCCCGTCGAGTACGACCTCACCCCGTACGCGGCGCTCCTCAACGACGGCCGCCCGCACCGCGTCGAGGTGTCGGTGGCGGGCGTTCCCGAGGGGCAGTCCGGCTGGTCCGCGCCGGTCAACGTGCTCCTGTGGCAGGACAAGGGCAGCCGGGTCGTCACCGGCGCGCTCACCCGGCACGAGGAGGGCGCGCCCGCCGCCTCCACCCGCTACACCCCGGGCGCCCCGGGCGGCGAACTCCGCCTCGACGCCACGGCGGCGCACCGGCTCACCACCGCCGGCTATCTGAACACCTCGCACGGCCGGGTCGTCACCACCGTCGCCCGGACCGTCACCGCCGAGTCGGTCCACCGCTGGACCGAGGGCGAGAACACCGACGCGCTGAAGGGGAGTTGGACCGACGACAGCGCGGTCACCACGGACGGGCGCGGCCCGGCCGTCACCTCCCGCGTCCACCGCACCTACACCATGGACGGCACCACCACCATCGGCGCGGACGACCGGCTGCGGACCGTGATCACCCTCGGGGACCGCGCCGCGGCGACCACCGCGCGCGGCGGCCGGACCACCGGATGGTCGCATCTCGACGACACCTACCGGGGGGACGCCTCCTGGACCCTGAACGTCCCGCGCGAGCAGCGGCACGCGACCGGCACCTCCGCCGAGCGCTACCGGCTGACCGGCCCCGACGGCTGCTACGACCGCAGCCTGAAGACCGCCCAGGGCGCCCTCGTCGAGGACCTGCGGCGCTGCTGA
- a CDS encoding metal-dependent hydrolase yields MMGPAHSLSGAAAWLGVGAATAAAGHAMPWPVLVVGALISAGAALAPDLDHKSATISRAFGPVSRALCGIVDELSHAVYKATRGPGDPRRNGGHRTLTHTWLWAVLIGAGASAAAVFGGRWAVLGILFVHVVLAVEGLLWRAARMSSDVLVWLLGAAGAWIMAGVLDKPGNGSEWLFDGPGQEYLWLGLPIVLGALVHDIGDALTVSGCPVLWPIPVGRKRWYPVGPPKAMRFRAGSWVELKVLMPAFMVLGGIGAAGALNFI; encoded by the coding sequence ATGATGGGACCAGCGCACTCGCTGTCGGGAGCGGCGGCCTGGCTGGGGGTGGGGGCGGCGACCGCCGCGGCGGGACACGCCATGCCCTGGCCCGTCCTGGTCGTCGGCGCCCTGATCAGCGCCGGTGCGGCGCTCGCGCCCGACCTCGACCACAAGTCCGCGACCATCTCGCGCGCCTTCGGACCCGTCTCCCGGGCCCTGTGCGGCATCGTCGACGAACTCTCGCACGCCGTCTACAAGGCGACCCGGGGCCCCGGCGACCCGCGCCGCAACGGCGGCCACCGCACCCTCACCCACACGTGGCTGTGGGCCGTGCTCATCGGGGCGGGCGCCTCGGCCGCGGCCGTGTTCGGCGGGCGCTGGGCGGTCCTCGGCATCCTCTTCGTCCATGTCGTCCTCGCCGTGGAGGGCCTGCTGTGGCGGGCCGCCCGGATGTCCAGCGACGTCCTGGTGTGGCTGCTCGGCGCCGCCGGGGCCTGGATCATGGCCGGGGTCCTCGACAAGCCCGGCAACGGCTCGGAGTGGCTCTTCGACGGCCCCGGCCAGGAGTACCTGTGGCTGGGGCTGCCGATCGTGCTGGGCGCGCTCGTCCACGACATCGGCGACGCCCTGACCGTCTCCGGCTGCCCGGTCCTGTGGCCCATCCCGGTGGGCCGCAAGCGCTGGTACCCGGTGGGCCCGCCCAAGGCGATGCGCTTCCGGGCGGGCAGCTGGGTGGAGCTGAAGGTCCTGATGCCCGCGTTCATGGTGCTCGGCGGGATAGGGGCGGCGGGAGCGCTCAACTTCATCTGA
- a CDS encoding ABC transporter ATP-binding protein, which produces MIGVAAPEYDPAAPESATTLPVGTPATVRAYVRELLRRHRKAFALLVGVNAVAVIASMVGPYLLGGIVEDLSNDVQDLHLGRTAALFAAALLVQTVFVRLVRLRGGMLGEEMLADLREDFLVRSVGLPPGVLERAGTGDLLSRITTDIDRLANAMREAVPQLAIGVVWTLLLVGALGVTAPPLALAVLVALPLLVAGCRWYFRRAPAAYRSEAAGYAAVAAVLAETVDAGRTVEAHRLGERRIELSERRITQWTAWERYTLWLRSVLFPVVDLAHTTVLLAVLMIGGTFVLHDWLSVGQLTTGAMLAMMMVEPVGLILRWYDELQVAQVSLARLVGVRDIEPDAGDPGVRPDGRDVEADRVRFGYRAGLDVLHEVSLSVAPGSRVALVGPSGAGKSTLGRLLAGIYAPREGRITLGEAELSRMPAERVREHVALVNQEHHVFVGSLRDNLLLARPDAADAELWAALGAVDADTWARALAEGLATEVGSGGLALTPAQAQQIALARLVLADPHTLVLDEATSLLDPRAARHLERSLARVLEGRTVVAIAHRLHTAHDADVIAVVEDGRISELGSHDALVAADGAYAALWRSWHG; this is translated from the coding sequence ATGATCGGCGTGGCGGCACCGGAGTACGACCCGGCGGCCCCGGAGTCGGCCACCACCCTGCCCGTCGGCACCCCGGCGACGGTCCGGGCGTACGTGCGGGAGCTGCTGCGGCGCCACCGCAAGGCGTTCGCGCTGCTCGTCGGGGTCAACGCGGTCGCGGTGATCGCCTCCATGGTCGGCCCGTACCTGCTGGGCGGCATCGTGGAGGACCTCTCCAACGACGTCCAGGACCTCCATCTGGGGCGCACGGCCGCGCTGTTCGCCGCCGCGCTGCTGGTGCAGACCGTCTTCGTCCGGCTGGTACGGCTGCGCGGCGGCATGCTCGGCGAGGAGATGCTGGCGGATCTGCGCGAGGACTTCCTGGTGCGCTCGGTGGGACTGCCGCCGGGCGTCCTGGAGCGCGCGGGCACCGGCGACCTGCTCTCCCGGATCACCACCGACATCGACCGGCTGGCGAACGCCATGCGGGAGGCGGTGCCCCAGCTGGCCATCGGCGTGGTGTGGACGCTGCTGCTGGTCGGCGCGCTCGGGGTCACCGCGCCGCCGCTGGCCCTGGCGGTCCTGGTGGCGCTGCCGCTGCTGGTGGCGGGCTGCCGCTGGTACTTCCGGCGGGCGCCCGCGGCCTACCGCTCGGAGGCGGCGGGGTACGCGGCGGTCGCCGCCGTGCTCGCCGAGACCGTCGACGCGGGCCGCACCGTGGAGGCGCACCGGCTCGGCGAGCGCCGCATCGAGCTCTCCGAGCGGCGGATCACCCAGTGGACGGCGTGGGAGCGGTACACGCTGTGGCTGCGCTCGGTGCTGTTCCCGGTCGTCGACCTCGCCCACACCACGGTGCTGCTGGCCGTGCTGATGATCGGCGGAACGTTCGTCCTGCACGACTGGCTGAGCGTCGGCCAGCTGACGACGGGCGCGATGCTCGCGATGATGATGGTCGAGCCCGTCGGGCTGATCCTGCGCTGGTACGACGAGCTCCAGGTCGCCCAGGTCTCGCTCGCCCGCCTCGTCGGGGTGCGCGACATCGAGCCGGACGCGGGCGACCCCGGGGTGCGCCCGGACGGCCGGGACGTCGAGGCGGACCGGGTGCGGTTCGGCTACCGCGCGGGCCTGGACGTCCTGCACGAGGTGTCGCTCTCGGTGGCCCCGGGCAGCCGGGTCGCCCTGGTCGGCCCGTCCGGCGCGGGCAAGTCCACGCTGGGCCGCCTGCTGGCCGGGATCTACGCCCCGCGCGAGGGGCGGATCACGCTCGGCGAGGCCGAACTGTCCCGGATGCCCGCCGAGCGGGTGCGCGAGCACGTGGCCCTGGTCAACCAGGAGCACCACGTCTTCGTGGGCTCGCTCCGCGACAACCTGCTGCTGGCCCGGCCGGACGCGGCGGACGCCGAGCTGTGGGCGGCGCTCGGCGCGGTCGACGCGGACACCTGGGCCCGGGCCCTCGCGGAGGGGCTGGCCACCGAGGTCGGCTCGGGCGGGCTCGCGCTCACCCCGGCCCAGGCCCAGCAGATCGCGCTGGCCCGGCTCGTCCTGGCCGACCCGCACACCCTGGTCCTGGACGAGGCGACCTCGCTCCTGGATCCGCGCGCGGCGCGCCACTTGGAGCGTTCGCTGGCCCGGGTGCTGGAGGGCCGCACGGTCGTGGCGATCGCCCACCGCCTGCACACCGCGCACGACGCGGACGTGATCGCGGTGGTCGAGGACGGCCGCATCAGCGAGCTCGGCAGCCATGACGCCCTGGTCGCGGCGGACGGGGCGTACGCGGCGCTGTGGCGGTCCTGGCACGGGTGA
- a CDS encoding ABC transporter transmembrane domain-containing protein, with product MQIRDLPYSDPGEPDVRSGPRFLLWLGRNQLGGQLKAMAWGLLQQCGIAGLPLGVGVAVQAVVDRSGSRLALAGGLVALLGAAIAIGETMLHRTAVTNWITAAARVQQLLARKTAELGSVLTRRVAAGEVVAVSTGDVEKIGWFVEALSRFAAAAATLVIVCVGLVVYQPALGVVVAIGMPFLALGALPLLPRATRRADVQREKAGRATELASDTVAGLRVLRGIGGEDLFLGRYREASQEVRRAAVRSARMWSLISAVQVLLPGILLVTVIWYGAALARDGRIQVGELVTVYSAVTLLLFPLRHFEEIAMAYSFSRPSARRAARVLALQRVVEPSGTDTGVSSRAAVEARAGDLYDPATGLLAPEGRFTAVVCGDPDAAGRLAERLGGHGADADAEGQPSALLGGVALDGLPLDAARAAVLVQDKDPVLLSGTLRELLDVPSSGRVTADAALAAAQCGDVLDALAQASADSDGDPMRTRITERGRSLSGGQRQRLALARSLVTDPAVLVLDEPTSAVDSHTESRVADGVRRLRAGRTTVVFSSSPLLLDLADRVVLVHDGEVVSVGVHRDLLRTDARYRAVVTRETDDEQDGGEEPKALETLEETA from the coding sequence ATGCAGATTCGCGATCTTCCTTATTCGGATCCAGGCGAACCGGACGTCCGCTCGGGTCCCCGGTTCCTGCTCTGGCTCGGCCGCAACCAGCTCGGCGGGCAGCTCAAGGCCATGGCCTGGGGGCTGCTCCAGCAGTGCGGCATCGCCGGGCTCCCGCTGGGCGTGGGCGTGGCCGTACAGGCCGTCGTCGACCGCTCGGGCTCCCGGCTCGCGCTCGCGGGCGGCCTGGTCGCCCTGCTGGGCGCCGCCATCGCCATCGGCGAGACCATGCTCCACCGCACCGCCGTGACCAACTGGATCACGGCCGCCGCACGCGTACAGCAGCTGCTCGCGCGCAAGACGGCCGAGCTGGGTTCGGTGCTGACGCGCCGGGTCGCGGCGGGCGAGGTCGTCGCCGTGTCCACCGGTGACGTGGAGAAGATCGGCTGGTTCGTGGAGGCCCTGTCGCGGTTCGCGGCAGCCGCCGCCACCTTGGTGATCGTCTGCGTCGGTCTGGTCGTCTACCAGCCCGCGCTGGGCGTCGTGGTCGCCATCGGCATGCCGTTCCTGGCCCTCGGCGCGCTGCCGCTGCTGCCGCGCGCCACCCGGCGGGCGGACGTCCAGCGCGAAAAGGCGGGCCGGGCCACCGAGTTGGCGTCCGACACCGTGGCGGGGCTGCGGGTGCTGCGCGGCATCGGCGGCGAGGACCTCTTCCTCGGCCGCTACCGCGAGGCGTCCCAGGAGGTCCGCCGGGCCGCCGTGCGCAGCGCCCGCATGTGGTCGCTGATCTCGGCCGTCCAGGTGCTGCTGCCAGGCATCCTGCTGGTCACGGTGATCTGGTACGGGGCGGCGCTGGCCCGCGACGGCCGGATCCAGGTCGGCGAACTGGTCACCGTCTACAGCGCGGTGACCCTGCTGCTCTTCCCGCTGCGCCACTTCGAGGAGATCGCCATGGCGTACTCCTTCTCCCGCCCCTCGGCCCGGCGCGCGGCCCGCGTGCTGGCGCTCCAGCGGGTCGTCGAGCCGTCCGGGACGGACACGGGGGTGTCGTCCCGGGCGGCCGTCGAAGCCCGCGCCGGCGATCTGTACGACCCGGCGACCGGGCTGCTCGCGCCCGAGGGCCGGTTCACGGCCGTCGTGTGCGGCGACCCGGACGCGGCGGGACGGCTGGCCGAGCGGCTCGGCGGGCACGGCGCCGACGCCGACGCCGAGGGGCAGCCGTCGGCCCTGCTCGGCGGGGTCGCCCTCGACGGGCTGCCGCTGGACGCGGCACGGGCCGCCGTTCTGGTGCAGGACAAGGACCCGGTGCTGCTCTCGGGCACGCTCCGCGAGCTCCTGGACGTGCCCTCGTCGGGCCGGGTCACGGCCGACGCGGCGCTGGCGGCGGCGCAGTGCGGCGATGTGCTCGACGCGCTGGCCCAGGCGTCCGCGGACAGCGACGGCGACCCGATGCGGACCAGGATCACCGAGCGCGGCCGGTCGCTCTCCGGCGGCCAGCGCCAGCGGCTCGCGCTGGCCCGGTCGCTGGTGACCGACCCGGCGGTGCTCGTCCTGGACGAGCCGACCTCGGCGGTCGACTCGCACACCGAGTCACGGGTGGCGGACGGCGTCAGACGGCTGCGCGCGGGCCGGACCACGGTGGTCTTCTCGTCGTCGCCGCTCCTGCTCGACCTGGCCGACCGGGTCGTCCTGGTCCACGACGGCGAGGTCGTCTCGGTCGGGGTCCACCGCGACCTGCTGCGCACCGACGCGCGCTACCGGGCGGTCGTCACCCGCGAGACGGACGACGAGCAGGACGGCGGCGAGGAGCCGAAGGCACTGGAGACACTGGAGGAGACGGCATGA
- a CDS encoding ATP-binding protein has protein sequence MTRREGFVVRIRHATAEPPTAAGVGCVVAEKHIVTCAHVINVALGRDKSARERPPDSARIRVDFPLLGDAEGAPLRECRIVAWDPPPASGLGGRDTAGLVVVGDTLPVGAGPARLVAVRGGRAEDLAAGVFGYPGSPSRTGNGAWSSCRLRGAVGGGLVQLDSASESALRVQPGFSGAPVIVGDAWGDAVVGLLAVAGRKGTTGDAYAVPMTEVSAAWPEVLGDSMLPPCPYRGLRSFTAADARAGLFVGREREVAGLRAMVRDRPLVVVTGPSGVGKSSLVAAGLEPGLLADGWSVASFRPGAMPYDALARALLDLECPGGDHSLEQLENRCRALREEGFWPVASRVAVLSGRRLALIGDQFEEVLSAGAEGVDPVRFLRQTFPPPETLQSPDVRLICTLRSDFLPDLLELADIGPRLQDRQLNVSPLDEAALTRVIVEPAALAGVTFTEGLAEAVAAEASKGPGGLPLLEFALTELWPMQRERRISFDSYHGLGGVSGALNRHAEQVYRFLAQTLDEARIRRVLLSMIRARGGAASAVRVPARSAHLGADWYVAQLMADPERRLVVVGPEGPDTAEIAHEALIRGWQRLAGWVDEDADFQQWLALAEERAADGDVLSAPRVAEAQRWLEERPDDIPPEVGALMRRSLAVLLEQERTERQMKALQASNAELAEKAELLALANRDIELKNHEIEEARRILEERAELLAASQRYRTEFLANMSHELRTPLNSMLILARMLADNVQGTLSRQQVEFAETIHRSGTDLLQLINDVLDLARVEAGRMDTAPAWLPLAPLLDHVDAMFRPLMGEKGLHFSVSLAPGLPAELHTDEQRLLQVLRNLLSNALKFTDTGGAVELRVGQAGGRLAFSVSDSGIGVPADKLDVIFEAFRQADGTTSRKYGGTGLGLSISREIAQLLHGGIHCESEVGRGSTFTLEVPKGPVDTDEPDPDLEERPVLLPSFTGEFEGEYVLVVDDDVRNVFALTSLLEGHGLKVLYAESGREGIELVRRRGDIALVLMDVMMPEMDGNEAMELIRRLPGRAELPIVALTAKAMAADRERSVEAGASAFLTKPVDPDALLITVDQWLPGRSPGRETAEAADR, from the coding sequence ATGACCCGGCGAGAAGGGTTCGTCGTCCGGATCCGGCATGCCACGGCCGAACCGCCCACGGCGGCCGGCGTCGGCTGTGTCGTGGCCGAGAAACACATCGTGACCTGCGCACATGTGATCAACGTGGCACTCGGGCGGGACAAGTCGGCGCGCGAGCGGCCACCCGACAGCGCCCGGATCCGCGTCGACTTCCCGCTCCTGGGCGACGCCGAGGGCGCGCCGCTGCGCGAGTGCCGCATCGTCGCCTGGGACCCGCCCCCGGCCTCCGGACTCGGCGGGCGCGACACCGCCGGACTCGTCGTGGTCGGCGACACCCTGCCGGTCGGCGCCGGACCCGCCCGGCTGGTCGCGGTGCGGGGCGGCCGGGCCGAGGACCTGGCGGCCGGTGTCTTCGGCTACCCGGGCAGCCCCTCCCGCACCGGCAACGGCGCCTGGTCCTCCTGCCGGCTGCGGGGCGCGGTCGGCGGCGGGCTGGTCCAGCTCGACTCCGCCAGCGAGTCGGCGCTGCGCGTCCAGCCCGGCTTCAGCGGCGCCCCGGTCATCGTGGGCGACGCATGGGGCGACGCGGTCGTCGGCCTGCTCGCCGTCGCCGGACGCAAGGGCACCACCGGTGACGCGTACGCGGTGCCCATGACCGAGGTGTCGGCCGCCTGGCCCGAGGTCCTCGGCGACAGCATGCTCCCGCCCTGCCCCTACCGGGGCCTGCGGTCCTTCACCGCAGCCGACGCCCGCGCCGGGCTCTTCGTCGGCCGCGAGCGCGAGGTCGCCGGGCTGCGCGCGATGGTCCGCGACCGCCCGCTGGTCGTGGTCACCGGCCCCTCCGGGGTCGGCAAGTCCTCCCTGGTGGCGGCCGGCCTCGAACCCGGGCTGCTCGCGGACGGCTGGTCGGTCGCCTCCTTCCGGCCGGGCGCCATGCCGTACGACGCGCTGGCCCGCGCGCTGCTCGACCTGGAGTGCCCCGGCGGCGACCACTCGCTCGAACAGCTGGAGAACCGCTGCCGAGCCCTGCGCGAGGAGGGGTTCTGGCCGGTCGCCAGCCGGGTGGCGGTGCTCTCCGGGCGCCGCCTCGCGCTCATCGGGGACCAGTTCGAGGAGGTGCTGAGCGCGGGCGCCGAAGGAGTGGACCCGGTCCGCTTCCTGCGCCAGACCTTCCCGCCGCCCGAGACGCTGCAGAGCCCCGACGTACGCCTGATCTGCACCCTGCGCTCCGACTTCCTGCCCGACCTGCTGGAGCTGGCGGACATCGGGCCGCGGCTGCAGGACCGCCAGCTGAACGTGTCCCCGCTCGACGAGGCCGCGCTGACCCGGGTGATCGTGGAGCCCGCCGCGCTCGCCGGGGTCACCTTCACCGAGGGGCTCGCCGAGGCCGTGGCGGCGGAGGCGAGCAAGGGGCCGGGCGGACTGCCGCTCCTGGAGTTCGCCCTCACCGAACTCTGGCCGATGCAGCGCGAGCGCCGGATCAGCTTCGACAGCTACCACGGCCTGGGCGGTGTCTCGGGCGCCCTCAACCGCCACGCCGAACAGGTCTACCGCTTCCTGGCGCAGACCCTGGACGAGGCCCGGATCCGGCGCGTACTCCTCTCCATGATCCGGGCCCGGGGCGGCGCGGCCAGCGCGGTACGGGTCCCGGCCCGCAGCGCCCACCTGGGCGCCGACTGGTACGTGGCCCAGCTGATGGCCGACCCCGAGCGGCGCCTGGTCGTGGTGGGGCCGGAGGGGCCCGACACGGCCGAGATCGCCCACGAGGCCCTGATCCGGGGCTGGCAGCGGCTCGCCGGCTGGGTCGACGAGGACGCCGACTTCCAGCAGTGGCTGGCGCTGGCCGAGGAGCGCGCGGCCGACGGCGACGTGCTCTCGGCGCCCCGGGTCGCCGAGGCACAGCGGTGGCTGGAGGAACGGCCCGACGACATCCCGCCGGAGGTGGGAGCGCTGATGCGGCGCAGCCTCGCGGTCCTGCTCGAACAGGAGCGCACCGAGCGGCAGATGAAGGCGCTGCAGGCGTCCAACGCGGAGCTGGCGGAGAAGGCCGAGCTCCTCGCGCTCGCCAACCGGGACATCGAGCTGAAGAACCACGAGATCGAGGAGGCCCGCCGGATCCTGGAGGAACGGGCGGAGCTGCTGGCCGCTTCCCAGCGCTACCGCACCGAGTTCCTCGCCAACATGTCCCACGAACTGCGCACCCCGCTCAACTCCATGCTGATCCTCGCCAGGATGCTGGCCGACAACGTCCAGGGCACCCTCTCGCGCCAGCAGGTCGAGTTCGCCGAGACGATCCACCGCTCGGGCACCGATCTGCTGCAGCTGATCAACGACGTCCTCGACCTCGCCCGGGTCGAGGCGGGCCGGATGGACACCGCGCCCGCCTGGCTCCCGCTGGCCCCGCTGCTGGACCACGTGGACGCGATGTTCCGCCCGCTGATGGGGGAGAAGGGCCTGCACTTCTCCGTGAGCCTGGCGCCCGGGCTGCCCGCCGAGCTCCACACCGACGAGCAGCGGCTGCTCCAGGTGCTGCGCAACCTGCTCTCCAACGCGCTGAAGTTCACCGACACGGGCGGGGCGGTGGAGCTGCGGGTCGGCCAGGCGGGCGGACGGCTGGCGTTCTCGGTCTCGGACTCCGGGATCGGCGTCCCCGCCGACAAGCTCGACGTGATCTTCGAGGCGTTCCGCCAGGCCGACGGCACGACCAGCCGCAAGTACGGCGGTACGGGCCTCGGCCTGTCCATCAGCCGCGAGATCGCCCAGCTGCTCCACGGCGGGATCCACTGCGAGAGCGAGGTCGGCCGGGGCTCCACGTTCACCCTGGAGGTGCCGAAGGGGCCGGTGGACACCGACGAACCGGATCCGGACCTTGAGGAGCGGCCCGTCCTGCTCCCGTCGTTCACCGGGGAGTTCGAGGGCGAGTACGTCCTGGTCGTCGACGACGACGTCCGCAACGTCTTCGCCCTCACCTCGCTCCTGGAGGGGCACGGGCTGAAGGTCCTGTACGCGGAGAGCGGCCGGGAGGGGATCGAGCTGGTCAGACGCCGTGGGGACATCGCCCTCGTCCTGATGGACGTGATGATGCCGGAGATGGACGGCAACGAGGCGATGGAGCTGATCCGGCGGCTGCCGGGCCGCGCGGAGCTGCCGATCGTCGCGCTCACCGCCAAGGCGATGGCGGCCGACCGCGAACGCAGCGTAGAGGCGGGTGCCTCGGCGTTCCTGACCAAGCCGGTCGACCCCGACGCCCTGCTGATCACCGTCGACCAGTGGCTGCCGGGCCGGTCGCCCGGCCGGGAGACGGCGGAGGCCGCGGACCGCTAG
- a CDS encoding CU044_2847 family protein, which translates to MGQILTMPLERGSDVLAVFEIGEDETGADLELAAGGTTMVARARTSLTEAMDQVRPVLSRVVETVRGLGPDEVEIEFGLKAGGDTGVIIAKGTAEVNFAVRLVWNRA; encoded by the coding sequence ATGGGGCAGATTCTGACGATGCCGCTGGAGCGGGGCAGCGACGTGCTGGCCGTCTTCGAGATCGGCGAGGACGAGACGGGCGCCGATCTGGAGCTGGCCGCGGGCGGCACCACCATGGTGGCCCGGGCCAGGACCTCGCTCACCGAGGCCATGGACCAGGTGCGGCCCGTGCTCTCCCGCGTCGTCGAGACGGTGCGCGGGCTCGGGCCCGACGAGGTGGAGATCGAGTTCGGCCTCAAGGCGGGCGGCGACACCGGCGTGATCATCGCCAAGGGGACGGCCGAGGTGAACTTCGCCGTCCGGCTCGTCTGGAACCGCGCCTGA